A genomic stretch from Tenrec ecaudatus isolate mTenEca1 chromosome X, mTenEca1.hap1, whole genome shotgun sequence includes:
- the LOC142433973 gene encoding small ribosomal subunit protein eS27-like, translated as MPLARDLLHPSLEEEKKKHKKKRVVQSPNSYFMDVKCPGCYRITTVFSHAQTVVLCVGCSTVLCQPTGGKARLTEGCSFRRKQH; from the coding sequence ATGCCTTTGGCAAGAGATTTACTACATCCATCCTtggaggaggaaaagaaaaagcaTAAAAAGAAGCGAGTAGTTCAGAGCCCAAATTCTTACTTTATGGATGTAAAATGTCCAGGTTGTTACAGGATTACCACGGTTTTCAGCCATGCCCAGACAGTGGTTCTCTGTGTAGGTTGTTCAACAGTGTTGTGTCAACCTACAGGAGGAAAAGCCCGGCTTACAGAAGGCTGTTCATTTAGAAGAAAGCAGCACTAA